AATTGCCCCGCCATAGCCCGTATAGGCGGGCGTTGCGAACACCGCGGTCGTGATCATGTCGAGGAAGTCGGCGCCGGCCACGCCGTGCCCTTGCGCGAGTGCTGCGGCTTCGCTCATCGATTCGATGGCGCTGGCGATCATGAAATTCGCGGCGAGCTTCACGACGTTGGCCTGTCCGGGCGAATCGCCGAAGCGCCAGGTGCGTTGGCCGAGTACGTCGAAGAGCGGTTGGACGGTATCGATCGTGTTCGCATCGCCTGCCACCAGAATGTTCAGCTTGCCTGCTTCGGCCACATTCACACGTCCTAGCACCGGGGCGGCAAGGTAACGCAGGCCGAGCGACTCGCATCGCGCCGCCATCTCCCCGGCGAAGGCGAGCGAGACCGTAGCCATGTTCACGACGATGGCACCTCGCGGCAAGGCGTTCAGCGCACCACCGTCGGCACCTTCGCAGAGCACGGCGCGCGAGGTGTCGTCGTCCGACAGGATCGCAATGAGAACGTCCACGCCGCGCGCGGCGTCGGCCGGGGTGGCGGCAGGTGTGGCACCGTCCGAGGCCAGCGCGTCGACGGGGCCGCGCGAGCGATTCCATACGTGCAGTGCGAAGCCCGCCTTGAGCAGGTTGCGTGCCATGGGGGTGCCCATGGTGCCGAGTCCGAGAAATCCGATTTTCATAAGGGCTCCTGAAGCCAGAGATATCGATGCTACGCAGCGGCAGGACGGGATGAAGGCAGACGTCAGGTGCACCGCGAGACGGGCGCGTCGCATGCTGATGCCGAGCGCGTTGTGCGAAAGCATGACACTGAACGCGAGTTGACGCAGAGAAGGCCCGGCGGAACCGCCGAAGGTAAGATGCGCGTGATGCCCGCCGTCGTCGGGCGTATCCGTTCCCCGCTATCGCCTATCGCCATGAGCCTGCGCAACAATTGGCCAAGTTTCAAGAAGCTGCCGTATCCGGTGTATTTCCGGTACGAGGCGTTCGACGCGCAGACGGCGTGGGAGCCGCATCGTCACGACTGGGGCTCGCTCCACTATGTCGCCAGCGGTGTGATGCAACTGGAGATCGAGGGCATCCGGTTTCTGGCGCCGCCGCAATACGCTGTGTGGACACCGCCGAAGGCCGCCCATGCGAGTTTCAACGCGAACGCCGTGATCTATCGGTCGGTGTATATCGACGCGTCGCTCGCCGACGCGCTCCCGTCGAATGCCGCGACCTTGCGCATCAGCGGCCTGCTCCGGGCGATCCTGTCCGATTTTGCCGAGCGAGGGGTGGCGTGTCCGAGCACGGACGCCGACCGGCGTCTGGCGCAGGTGCTCATCGATCAGTTGGCGCTCGCGCCGGCAGAGCCACGATTCCTTCCGCAGGCGCGCTCGCCGTCGCTGCTCCGGGTACTGGACGCCTTGCAGCGGGAGCCCGCCGATAACCGCACGCTCGAAGCGTGGGCAGAGACCGTTTCCATGACGGAGCGCACACTCGCGCGCCATTGCCGCGCGGAATTGGGGATGACGCTGGGCCAGTGGCGGCAACGCATGCGCTTTCTGCGCGCCATCGAAGGACTGGAGGCGGGACGCACGGTCAAGTCGATCGCGTTCGATCTGGGCTACGCCACACCTTCCGCATTCATCGAAATGTTCACGCGCGAATCGGGTCTGACGCCGGAGCAGTTCCGGCGTCAGACGATTATGGGCGCGGCAGGGTCAGATCCGGCGTAATGCCGACCCGACCTGACGAGCCGGGTCGGGCTGCCCGCGGCCCGGTGGGCGGCGGTTACCGCTTGAACGCCAGCAACTGCGCGCCTTCGGGCACCTGATCGCCGACCGCGTACAGCACTTCTTCGATCTCGCCGTCGGCCGGGGCACTGATGGTGTGCTCCATCTTCATGGCTTCCATCACGAGCAGCGGGGCGCCCTTCTCGACCTTCGTGCCGGCCTTCGCGAGTACCGCGATGACCTTGCCCGGCATCGGCGCCGTCAGCCGGCCTTCGCCGCCTTCCTGCGCCCCCGCCTGTGCCAGCGGATCGTGCCAGCGCAGCGTCCACGACAGGCCATCGGCGAAGACGTGCGCCGCCTGCTGCTCGAAGTCGACGTGACCCTGCACACGCCGCTCGCCGAGCGTCACGCGGTACACCCCGCCGTCGTGGGCGTAGCGATACGGATAGGTCTGCGCGTCGACAGTGAGTGTGCTGGCTTGCGGTCCGCTCGTGAGCACGACGTCCAGACGCGTCTCGCCATGATCGAACGACAGCGTGCGCTGGTAATCGCCGTTCAGACGCCAGCCGGTCGCGAGTTGCCACGGCGAGTGATGGTCGATGCTGTCCTGATACTTGCGGCGTCCGATCACGGTCTCGCGGCTGAGTTGTGCGGCGACCGCCAGCGCCAGTGTAGTCGCAGGCACCGGCGCGGGCGCGGGGAACAGCGTGTCGCGATGACGTTCGATCAGACCGGTATCGAGATCGGCCCCGGCGAACGGCTCGCTGGCAACCAGACGTCCGAGGAACGCGATGTTGGTCTGCACACCGACGACGCGGTACTGACCCAGCGCACGTCGCATGCGCGCGAGCGCCTCGTCGCGGTCCTGTCCCCACACGATCAGCTTGGCGATCATGGGGTCGTAGAACGGCGAGATGGTGTCGCCTTCGCGCACGCCCGAGTCGATGCGCACGGCGGCCGGCGAGCCCGCATTGCCGATCTCGAACTGCACCGCAGCGGGCGGACGCAGCGTGGACAGCGTGCCCGTCGACGGCAGGAAGTTGTTGTCCGGGTTCTCGGCGTAGATACGCGCTTCGAGCGCATGGCCGTGAATACGCAATTCGTCCTGTTTGCGCGGCAGCACTTCACCGGCTGCCACGCGCAATTGCCACTCCACCAGATCGAGGCCGGTGATCATTTCCGTGACCGGGTGCTCGACTTGCAGGCGCGTGTTCATTTCCATGAAGTAGAACGAGCCGTCCTGATTGGCGATGAACTCGACCGTACCGGCGCCGACATAGCCCACGGCGCGCGCCGCGTTGCAGGCGGCCTCGCCCATCGAGCGGCGGCGTGCTTCGGTCATGCCTGGCGCGGGCGCCTCTTCCAGCACTTTCTGGTGCCGGCGTTGCACCGAGCAGTCGCGCTCGAACAGATAGACGCAATTGCCATGCGTATCGGCGAACACCTGAATTTCAATATGCCGCGGACGTGTCAGGTACTTCTCCACGAGCACACGCTCGTCGCCGAAGCTGCTCGCCGCTTCGCGCTGGCACGACGCCAGCGCGGCGCGGAAATCCTCGCTGCGCTCCACCACGCGCATGCCCTTGCCGCCACCCCCCGCGCTGGCCTTGAGCAACACGGGGTAGCCGATCTCGTCGGCGCGCGCGTGCAGGAACGCGGCGTCCTGATTGTCGCCGTGATAACCCGGCACCAGCGGCACTGCGGCGCCTTCCATGAGGGTCTTGGCGGCGCTCTTGCTGCCCATGGCGTGAATCGCGCCGACCGGCGGGCCGATGAAGACGATGCCGGCTTCATGGCATGCGGCGGCAAACGCTTCGTTTTCCGACAGGAAGCCGTAACCGGGATGAATGGCTTGTGCGCCGGTGGCTTTGGCGGCGTCGATGATGGCGTCGATGCGCAGGTAGCTGTCACGCGCGGCGG
This window of the Pandoraea fibrosis genome carries:
- a CDS encoding NAD(P)-dependent oxidoreductase, whose protein sequence is MKIGFLGLGTMGTPMARNLLKAGFALHVWNRSRGPVDALASDGATPAATPADAARGVDVLIAILSDDDTSRAVLCEGADGGALNALPRGAIVVNMATVSLAFAGEMAARCESLGLRYLAAPVLGRVNVAEAGKLNILVAGDANTIDTVQPLFDVLGQRTWRFGDSPGQANVVKLAANFMIASAIESMSEAAALAQGHGVAGADFLDMITTAVFATPAYTGYGGAIAKETFEPAGFKLALGAKDVRLALLAGEAANVPMPFGTVLLDNHLDSLAHGEGHLDWAALSRVALRRAGLPKKAQS
- a CDS encoding AraC family transcriptional regulator, with the protein product MSLRNNWPSFKKLPYPVYFRYEAFDAQTAWEPHRHDWGSLHYVASGVMQLEIEGIRFLAPPQYAVWTPPKAAHASFNANAVIYRSVYIDASLADALPSNAATLRISGLLRAILSDFAERGVACPSTDADRRLAQVLIDQLALAPAEPRFLPQARSPSLLRVLDALQREPADNRTLEAWAETVSMTERTLARHCRAELGMTLGQWRQRMRFLRAIEGLEAGRTVKSIAFDLGYATPSAFIEMFTRESGLTPEQFRRQTIMGAAGSDPA
- a CDS encoding acetyl/propionyl/methylcrotonyl-CoA carboxylase subunit alpha codes for the protein MFDKILIANRGEIACRVAATAARLGIRTVAVYSDADAQAKHVAVCDEAVHVGGAAARDSYLRIDAIIDAAKATGAQAIHPGYGFLSENEAFAAACHEAGIVFIGPPVGAIHAMGSKSAAKTLMEGAAVPLVPGYHGDNQDAAFLHARADEIGYPVLLKASAGGGGKGMRVVERSEDFRAALASCQREAASSFGDERVLVEKYLTRPRHIEIQVFADTHGNCVYLFERDCSVQRRHQKVLEEAPAPGMTEARRRSMGEAACNAARAVGYVGAGTVEFIANQDGSFYFMEMNTRLQVEHPVTEMITGLDLVEWQLRVAAGEVLPRKQDELRIHGHALEARIYAENPDNNFLPSTGTLSTLRPPAAVQFEIGNAGSPAAVRIDSGVREGDTISPFYDPMIAKLIVWGQDRDEALARMRRALGQYRVVGVQTNIAFLGRLVASEPFAGADLDTGLIERHRDTLFPAPAPVPATTLALAVAAQLSRETVIGRRKYQDSIDHHSPWQLATGWRLNGDYQRTLSFDHGETRLDVVLTSGPQASTLTVDAQTYPYRYAHDGGVYRVTLGERRVQGHVDFEQQAAHVFADGLSWTLRWHDPLAQAGAQEGGEGRLTAPMPGKVIAVLAKAGTKVEKGAPLLVMEAMKMEHTISAPADGEIEEVLYAVGDQVPEGAQLLAFKR